Genomic segment of Streptosporangium sp. NBC_01755:
CGGGTACGGGGGCTGCTCGAACTCGGCGACCCTGCCCCCGGGCAGCAGGATCAGCCGTCCGTTCCGTGGTTCCTCGACGCGGGCCCTGCGGATGGTGATCTCCCCGGTGTCCTCGATGGGCACCGGGGCGTAGCCGTTCTCCCGCAGCGCCGTCAGGGTCCTGTCGGCGGGCATCGCGCTGGCCAGCACGGTCGGGGCGAGTAGCCGCAGGCCCAGCCTGCCCAGCCGCCGGTGCCCGGCGATCTCGGCCAGCAGCGCCGGGTCGGAGGCCTGCACGATGCAGGCGACGGTGGTCACCGTGACCTCGCCGTGCCGCCTGGCCACGTCGTGAATCAGGTAGTCGAGGGGCTGCGGAACCCTGCCCACCTCCGCGAGGTCGGTCAGCAGGCCCTCGGCGGTGTAGCCGGAGTCCATGGCCCGGCGCACGCTGGCCGGGGTGAACCGCCACACCGAGGCCGCGCCGCGCGACTCGCGCTCGGCGGCCCGGTCGAGCAGCTCGGCGAGCTCGCCCGCGGGCGGGCCGGTCACCACCGCGGTGAGGTCGGCGCCGAAGAGCGCGCTCCGCCGCACGCTGGCCAGCGCCCTGGTGGAGCACTCGACCAGTACGGGATCGTTCTCCACCAGGGGCGTGGAGTCGTCGATCTCGTCGCCGGGGAAGGCGTCCAGCCCGGCTATCGCGCGGCCGAGGTCGGTGATCGTGTCGAGGGCGACCAGCCCGAGCATCCGGGCCTCCTCCAACACGGCGGAAGCGCACTCGGCCAGCAGCGACCGGTCCAGCAGCGGGGCGTGCCAGTACGTGGACTCGACCAGCCCGGCCCGGTCGACGCACGCGGTGTTGGCGGGCAGACGGGCCAGCACGCCGAGCACCGCCCTCCGAGCACGGGCGACCATGGCTCCGGCGGGATCGTCGCCGAGCACCGTGCCGTACTTGCCGTCGACCTTCCGGAGCGACGAGCGCTCCATCCGCCACCACGCCGACAGCAGTACCCGGAGCCTGGCGGCCGCGTCGTCCAGCCGCCAGCGGTCGAACTTCTCGGTGGGCACCAGCCCGCCGGCGGAATCGTCCCAGGCCAGCAGCCGGGCCACCGCGCAGACCTCCAGCAGCAGCCGGGTCTCGTCCTCGTCGCAGCCGGTGTCCCTGGCCACTCGACGGACCTCGCGCACGCCCACCCCGCCTGCCTTGAGCAGCGGCAGCGGGAACTTCGCGGTGTTCTCCAGCATGGCGGCGCAGCGCTCCACCACGTGTGGCGCGGCCAGGGTCATCAGGTGGTCGACGGCCTCGGGATCGACCGGGACCGTGGCGAGGTCGGGCGGTACGGGGGTGAAGGGCGGATGGTAGTCGGGGCCGCGCAGCGCGAGCGCCACCTCACGAGGCATCGCGGCCACGTTCCAGCTGGGGCGGAAGAGCAGCCCGTGATCGGCGGCCCACTTCTCGGGAGCCCCCGGCACCACGAACGCGCCGCCGTCCACGTCTCGGACGGGACCGTCCCAGGCGAACTCCTCAAGCAGCCGCCTCGCGCCCTCCGGGGCCTTCTCCAGCAGCGCGATCACCCGCTGAGGGTCGGAGAGGATCTCGGTGACCCTGGCGACCGTGTGCCGTTTCGGGCCGTTCGGCAGGCCCAGGGTCCTGGCCAGCCCGCGCAGCGCGTCGGCGCTGACGGTCCAGGAGTTCAGGTAGTTGGGGAGCGGCTCACCGAGCCCGCAGGGGGCGGTCCACCACCGGGCGAGCCCCTCGGCCACCCGGATACGGCCCTCACCGTCCGGCCACGCCAGGGCGTGGTCGAACAGCAGGTCGAGCCAGGGCGCCACCTCGGCCTCGGGCACGCCCATGAACCGGGCCACCGCCTCAGGCCCGGCCTGCTCGCCGAGGGTCAGTGAGGCCTGTGCCACCTCCAGGGAGGGCAGCGGCAGGCCGCGCATGACCTCCATCACCGCGAACCCGCTGCCCAGCCGCTGCGCCAGGGTGTCCAGGCGGCGCGGCCACGGCGGGGCGATGGCGTCCGGCCGGTTGGCCAGAACTCGGGCGAGCCGTTCTTCGTCGAGGGTTTTCAACCAGCCGAGCAGGTGATCGTCCATCTCGCAGCTCTCTCAGGAATCTCGCGCGGGGACTCTCCGTGAGCCATAAACATCCACGGTAATGCAGAGGGCATCTCTGACGGCATCTACCGCGCAGAATGCGACGCGTTATGTGAGGTCTCCATCCGGTTCTAACGGTCCCGGGGCCGCCAAGAGGGAGAAGTGGCGGCCCCGGGACCGGTTGGCGCCCTTAAGGGGAAGAGGCGGCGCCGTCCGGAAGGGGTCGGTGGAGGTCGTGGAGAAGCGGGGGAACGGTACGCGGCGGGCGTTCGTGAGGCTACGGGCGGTCGAGGGGAGCGGGATCCTCGCGAAGGCCCGTTCTGAGGACGGCCCAGACAATCTTGCCGTACGGGGCCAGCGGTGCCCAGCCCCAGCGGAGGCTCAGCGACTCGACGATGTGCAGTCCGAGGCCGCCGATGTCGAGTGGCGATGGATCGCGAAGCGTGGGGAAGCCGGCTCCCGGGTCGTTGAGTGTGCAGGCGACCAGGTTGCCCCGCCGGAGCAGGGAGAGCCGGACCGGCTCCCTGGCGCGCGACTCGGCGAGCCGGAGGCCGTGTCTGATGGCGTTGGTCGTCAGTTCCGAGACGACCAGCTCCATGTTCTCGCTCAGCTCGCCGAGATTCCAGCCGGTGAGAGTGCCGGTCGCGAAGCTGCGGGCGGAGTGG
This window contains:
- a CDS encoding helicase-associated domain-containing protein, with protein sequence MDDHLLGWLKTLDEERLARVLANRPDAIAPPWPRRLDTLAQRLGSGFAVMEVMRGLPLPSLEVAQASLTLGEQAGPEAVARFMGVPEAEVAPWLDLLFDHALAWPDGEGRIRVAEGLARWWTAPCGLGEPLPNYLNSWTVSADALRGLARTLGLPNGPKRHTVARVTEILSDPQRVIALLEKAPEGARRLLEEFAWDGPVRDVDGGAFVVPGAPEKWAADHGLLFRPSWNVAAMPREVALALRGPDYHPPFTPVPPDLATVPVDPEAVDHLMTLAAPHVVERCAAMLENTAKFPLPLLKAGGVGVREVRRVARDTGCDEDETRLLLEVCAVARLLAWDDSAGGLVPTEKFDRWRLDDAAARLRVLLSAWWRMERSSLRKVDGKYGTVLGDDPAGAMVARARRAVLGVLARLPANTACVDRAGLVESTYWHAPLLDRSLLAECASAVLEEARMLGLVALDTITDLGRAIAGLDAFPGDEIDDSTPLVENDPVLVECSTRALASVRRSALFGADLTAVVTGPPAGELAELLDRAAERESRGAASVWRFTPASVRRAMDSGYTAEGLLTDLAEVGRVPQPLDYLIHDVARRHGEVTVTTVACIVQASDPALLAEIAGHRRLGRLGLRLLAPTVLASAMPADRTLTALRENGYAPVPIEDTGEITIRRARVEEPRNGRLILLPGGRVAEFEQPPYPLVEPPPDPREHAQRLLVAEGQAAQSGGRTWAVIGRMASRLPTAQQSLLGFVVDRGVRAAITLTDGLTATISHGELRSGVLDAWCEEAGDYLEFPLADIIEVRGAYA
- a CDS encoding ATP-binding protein, coding for MASATFVLPPHAESVHSARSFATGTLTGWNLGELSENMELVVSELTTNAIRHGLRLAESRAREPVRLSLLRRGNLVACTLNDPGAGFPTLRDPSPLDIGGLGLHIVESLSLRWGWAPLAPYGKIVWAVLRTGLREDPAPLDRP